One genomic segment of Oceanibaculum indicum P24 includes these proteins:
- a CDS encoding glutamate--tRNA ligase, with protein sequence MTLVRFAPSPTGRLHLGNAFIALVNSLFARKSGGRFLLRLDDTDRERSTAAFAAAIESDLAWLGIEWDEFARQSDRLDRYDAAIDRLKASGRLYACYETPEELALKRKAQLNAGRPPVYDRAALALGDADKAALEAKGIRPHWRFLLQGDDPRWADLVQGDSHIQIASMSDPVLVRADGVPLYTLASVMDDGEMAVTHIIRGADHLSNTGVQLQLFEALGFAAPAFAHLPLISDAEGQGLSKRIGSLSLESLRDSGLEPLSIASLLLRLGQGEPPEPCPDWPSLIEAFDIAKFGHATPRLSEDDLTAMNAKLLHALPYAAVADRLPEGADAALWEAVKGNIQRLSDIADWQRIVAGPVETPPPADSELLDKAAGLLPPDPWDASTWKAWTKAVQEATGRKGKALFLPLRLALTGREHGPELANLLPLIGRARVLDRLCRR encoded by the coding sequence ATGACCCTGGTCCGCTTCGCGCCCAGCCCGACCGGCCGGCTGCATCTGGGCAATGCCTTCATCGCGCTGGTGAATTCCCTGTTCGCGCGGAAGAGCGGCGGGCGCTTCCTGCTGCGCCTCGACGATACCGACCGGGAACGCTCGACGGCGGCATTCGCCGCTGCCATCGAATCCGACCTCGCCTGGCTTGGCATTGAATGGGACGAGTTCGCCCGCCAGTCCGACCGGCTGGACCGCTATGACGCCGCCATCGACAGGCTGAAGGCGTCCGGCCGGCTCTATGCCTGTTACGAGACGCCGGAGGAGCTGGCGCTGAAGCGCAAGGCGCAGCTGAACGCCGGACGCCCGCCAGTGTATGACCGCGCCGCACTGGCCCTCGGCGATGCCGACAAGGCGGCGCTGGAAGCAAAGGGTATCCGCCCGCACTGGCGATTCCTGCTGCAGGGCGACGATCCACGATGGGCGGACCTTGTGCAGGGCGACAGCCACATCCAGATCGCCAGCATGAGCGACCCCGTGCTGGTCCGCGCCGATGGCGTGCCGCTCTACACGCTGGCCTCGGTGATGGACGATGGCGAGATGGCTGTCACTCACATCATCCGCGGTGCCGATCACCTGTCCAACACCGGCGTGCAGTTGCAGTTGTTCGAGGCGCTGGGCTTCGCCGCCCCGGCCTTCGCGCATCTGCCGTTGATCAGCGATGCCGAGGGCCAGGGCCTGTCCAAGCGCATCGGCAGCCTGTCGCTGGAGAGCCTGCGCGACAGCGGGCTGGAGCCGCTTTCCATCGCCTCCCTGCTGCTGCGGCTGGGTCAGGGCGAACCACCAGAACCCTGCCCGGACTGGCCGTCTTTGATCGAGGCCTTCGACATCGCGAAATTCGGCCATGCCACGCCGCGCCTGTCGGAGGACGATCTTACGGCGATGAACGCGAAGCTGCTGCACGCCCTGCCCTATGCGGCAGTGGCGGACCGGCTGCCGGAAGGTGCCGATGCCGCGCTGTGGGAGGCGGTGAAGGGCAATATCCAGCGCCTGTCGGATATCGCGGACTGGCAGCGCATCGTCGCTGGACCGGTCGAGACACCCCCGCCGGCGGACTCGGAACTTCTGGACAAGGCAGCCGGCCTGCTACCGCCCGACCCCTGGGACGCCAGCACCTGGAAGGCATGGACGAAAGCCGTGCAGGAGGCCACCGGCCGCAAGGGCAAGGCGCTGTTCCTGCCGCTGCGCCTCGCGCTGACCGGCCGCGAGCATGGACCGGAGCTTGCCAATCTGCTACCGCTGATCGGCCGCGCGCGCGTGCTGGACCGGCTCTGTCGACGCTGA
- a CDS encoding glycosyltransferase, whose protein sequence is MIRVLHLVHNHPDAHPGGTEIQAQRLVRALNAEGRVEAHLAAATRQPPHPGTILRRSRGGRDTLLAGGAFDRFLLSQRDRRHFLTDFTRFLALLNPQAVHLHHLYDLGAEIVAVIRRTLPDARIILSLHDFHLPCHRDGLMVTGEGALCETAQPKACAACCPGLSAADFQRRRLFLSAHLDLVDGFIAPSLFALERYAAWGLPRRKLHHLPNIAPDDLPPETLQDRRRDRLGYFGNLLPHKGLVVLLRACVALKRAGQRFSLSVHGDDRHMPDSYRQEIAPLLAELGEAVTLHGGYAPEQASHLMRDMDWGVAPSVWWENDPLVLQEALAARRPVIASDIGGMAEVMRRQSLGLLVPVSDADALAEILARCLGEPVLWTDCRAAMKPDPAQHDLVPLLRLYGGV, encoded by the coding sequence GTGATCCGGGTCCTGCATCTGGTCCACAACCATCCCGACGCGCATCCGGGCGGCACCGAGATTCAGGCACAGCGGCTGGTCCGGGCGCTGAACGCGGAGGGCAGGGTGGAGGCGCATCTGGCCGCCGCCACCCGGCAGCCGCCGCACCCCGGCACCATTCTGCGGCGCAGCCGGGGCGGGCGCGACACGCTGCTGGCCGGCGGTGCCTTTGACCGCTTTCTGCTGTCGCAGCGCGACCGCCGACATTTCCTAACCGACTTCACCCGCTTCCTCGCCCTGCTGAACCCGCAGGCGGTGCATCTCCACCATCTCTACGATCTGGGCGCGGAGATCGTGGCGGTAATCCGCCGCACCCTGCCGGATGCGCGCATCATCCTGTCGCTGCATGATTTTCACCTGCCCTGCCATCGTGACGGGCTGATGGTGACCGGGGAGGGGGCGCTGTGCGAAACGGCTCAGCCGAAGGCCTGCGCTGCCTGCTGTCCCGGCCTGTCGGCGGCGGATTTTCAGCGCCGTCGGTTGTTCCTGTCGGCGCATCTCGATCTGGTGGACGGCTTCATCGCCCCCAGCCTGTTCGCGCTGGAGCGTTATGCAGCATGGGGTCTGCCGCGCCGGAAGCTGCATCATTTGCCGAACATCGCGCCTGATGACTTGCCACCGGAGACTCTGCAGGATCGCCGCCGCGACCGGCTGGGCTATTTCGGCAATCTGCTGCCGCATAAGGGGCTGGTGGTGCTGCTGCGCGCCTGCGTCGCGCTGAAGCGGGCAGGGCAGCGCTTCAGCCTGTCGGTGCATGGCGACGACCGGCACATGCCGGACAGCTACCGGCAGGAGATCGCGCCGCTGCTGGCCGAACTGGGCGAGGCGGTGACGCTGCATGGTGGCTACGCCCCTGAGCAAGCGTCGCACCTCATGCGTGATATGGACTGGGGCGTGGCGCCATCCGTCTGGTGGGAGAACGATCCGCTGGTGCTGCAGGAGGCGCTGGCTGCCCGCCGCCCGGTGATCGCCTCGGACATTGGCGGCATGGCGGAGGTCATGCGGCGTCAGTCGCTCGGGCTGCTGGTGCCTGTATCAGACGCGGACGCGCTGGCCGAGATACTGGCGCGCTGCCTGGGCGAACCGGTGCTGTGGACCGACTGCCGGGCGGCGATGAAGCCTGACCCGGCACAGCATGATCTGGTGCCATTGCTGCGGCTGTACGGGGGTGTCTGA
- the cysS gene encoding cysteine--tRNA ligase, with the protein MPLYLHNTLTRQKEEFQPLDPGNVRMYVCGPTVYDYAHIGNARPAVVFDVLYRVLKALYPTVTYARNFTDVDDKINAKAKATGEEIGTITARTTQAYLEDMGALGVLEPDVQPRATQHIAEMIAMIETLIDKGHAYAADGHVLFSVPSMPDYGQLSRRNRDELIAGARVEVAPYKKDAADFVLWKPSEPDIPGWDSPWGRGRPGWHIECSAMSAKYLGDSFDIHGGGLDLIFPHHENEIAQSRCASGASFFARYWVHNGYLTVEDEKMSKSIGNIVTVRELRGDAPGEAIRYALLAGHYRQPLNWSRAHLKECKTALDRLYTALRRGPALPSAPGEVPFEVLAALEDDLNTPLAFAHLHELATRLNKAESDAEIAEAKARLLAAGRLLGLLVEDPEAWFRWQPEGASAGLSDAEIEAMIQARQDARKARNFAEADRIRDALTDAGIVLEDGPQGTSWKRG; encoded by the coding sequence GTGCCGCTCTACCTGCACAATACGCTGACCCGCCAGAAGGAGGAATTCCAGCCGCTCGATCCGGGCAATGTGCGGATGTATGTCTGCGGCCCCACGGTCTATGACTATGCCCATATCGGGAATGCGCGGCCGGCGGTCGTGTTCGACGTTCTGTACCGGGTGCTGAAGGCGCTCTATCCGACCGTCACCTACGCCCGCAACTTCACCGACGTGGACGACAAGATCAACGCCAAAGCCAAGGCGACGGGCGAGGAGATCGGCACGATCACCGCGCGCACCACGCAGGCCTATCTGGAGGATATGGGCGCGCTCGGCGTGCTGGAACCGGATGTGCAGCCGCGCGCCACCCAGCATATCGCGGAGATGATCGCGATGATCGAGACACTGATCGACAAGGGCCATGCCTATGCGGCGGACGGGCATGTGCTGTTCAGCGTGCCCTCAATGCCGGATTACGGCCAGCTGTCGCGGCGTAACCGTGACGAGCTGATCGCCGGTGCCCGCGTCGAGGTCGCGCCCTACAAGAAGGACGCAGCGGACTTCGTGCTGTGGAAACCGTCGGAACCAGACATTCCCGGCTGGGACAGCCCCTGGGGCCGCGGCCGGCCCGGCTGGCACATCGAATGCTCCGCGATGAGCGCCAAATATCTGGGCGACAGCTTCGACATCCATGGCGGCGGGCTGGACCTGATCTTCCCGCACCATGAAAACGAGATCGCGCAGTCGCGCTGCGCCAGTGGCGCCAGCTTCTTCGCCCGCTACTGGGTGCATAATGGCTACCTCACCGTCGAGGACGAGAAGATGTCGAAGTCCATCGGCAACATCGTCACGGTGCGGGAGCTGCGCGGCGACGCGCCGGGCGAGGCCATCCGCTATGCCCTGCTGGCCGGCCATTACCGCCAGCCACTGAACTGGAGCCGCGCGCATCTGAAGGAATGCAAGACCGCGCTCGACCGGCTCTATACGGCGCTGCGGCGCGGACCTGCCCTGCCATCGGCGCCGGGCGAGGTACCGTTCGAGGTGCTGGCGGCACTGGAGGACGACCTGAACACGCCACTCGCCTTCGCGCATCTGCATGAGCTGGCGACCCGGCTGAACAAGGCCGAGAGCGATGCGGAGATCGCCGAGGCAAAGGCCCGGCTGCTGGCCGCCGGCCGGCTGCTCGGCCTGCTGGTCGAAGATCCGGAGGCTTGGTTCCGCTGGCAGCCGGAAGGGGCCTCCGCAGGGCTGTCCGACGCCGAGATCGAGGCGATGATCCAGGCCCGGCAGGATGCCCGCAAGGCCCGGAACTTCGCCGAGGCCGACCGTATCCGCGACGCGCTGACCGATGCCGGCATCGTGCTGGAGGATGGCCCGCAGGGCACCAGCTGGAAGCGGGGTTAG
- a CDS encoding NAD+ synthase, producing MTDTLALALAQLNPTVGDIDGNLARLRKARAEAASKGADLLLTSELFLSGYPPDDLVLKRMFVAACMEAVEHFAKETADGGPAVLLGTPWRVTGPEGEKLHNAIALLDGGKVQTLRFKYDLPNYGVFDEKRVFQAGPLPGPVNFRSIRLGVPICEDIWTPEVVECLEESGAEMLLVPNGSPFEGAKLDTRLNIATARVVESGLPLAYLNQLGGQDELVFDGGSFVLNADRSLAVQMPAWKEGVTVTRWTREGDGWVCAPGEMTPPSADHETIYQALVLGVRDYVLKNRFPGVVIGMSGGVDSALTAAIAVDALGADKVWTVMMPSPYTSDESLEDAAEASRLLGARLDSINIGPAMQAFDLMLQPVFDGLPTDTTEENLQSRARGITLMAISNKFGHMVLTTGNKSEMSVGYATLYGDMCGGYNALKDVYKTTVFELCRWRNQADITGLPLGLLGPSGTVVPERIITKPPSAELKPDQKDEDSLPPYPVLDEILGHLIEDEMPVSEIVAGGKDRDLVMRIWRMLDRAEYKRRQAPPGVKITRRSFGRERRYPITNAFQGT from the coding sequence ATGACAGACACGCTCGCCCTTGCGCTCGCGCAACTGAACCCGACCGTCGGCGATATCGACGGCAATCTCGCCAGGCTGCGCAAGGCGCGGGCGGAGGCCGCCTCCAAGGGCGCCGACCTGCTGCTGACCAGCGAACTGTTCCTATCGGGATATCCGCCGGACGATCTGGTGCTGAAGCGCATGTTTGTCGCCGCCTGCATGGAGGCGGTGGAGCATTTCGCGAAGGAGACCGCCGATGGCGGCCCGGCGGTGCTGCTGGGCACGCCCTGGCGCGTGACCGGACCGGAAGGCGAGAAGCTGCACAATGCCATCGCCCTGCTGGATGGCGGCAAGGTTCAGACGCTGCGCTTCAAATACGACCTGCCGAACTATGGCGTGTTCGACGAGAAGCGCGTGTTCCAGGCAGGGCCGCTGCCGGGACCGGTGAATTTCCGCAGCATCCGGCTGGGCGTGCCGATCTGCGAGGATATCTGGACGCCGGAAGTCGTCGAGTGCCTTGAGGAATCCGGCGCCGAGATGCTGCTGGTGCCCAACGGCTCCCCCTTCGAGGGCGCCAAGCTGGATACCCGCCTGAATATCGCCACCGCGCGGGTTGTCGAATCCGGCCTGCCGCTGGCCTATCTGAACCAGCTGGGCGGCCAGGACGAGTTGGTGTTCGATGGTGGTTCCTTCGTGCTGAACGCTGACCGGTCGCTGGCGGTGCAGATGCCGGCCTGGAAGGAAGGTGTCACCGTCACCCGCTGGACCCGCGAGGGCGATGGCTGGGTCTGCGCGCCAGGCGAGATGACGCCCCCCTCCGCCGACCATGAGACAATCTATCAGGCCCTGGTGCTGGGTGTGCGCGACTATGTGCTGAAGAACCGGTTTCCCGGCGTCGTCATCGGCATGTCGGGCGGCGTCGATTCGGCGCTGACGGCGGCGATTGCCGTCGATGCGCTGGGTGCCGACAAGGTGTGGACGGTGATGATGCCCTCCCCCTACACCAGCGACGAAAGCCTGGAGGATGCTGCGGAGGCCTCGCGCCTGCTGGGCGCCCGGCTGGACAGCATCAATATCGGCCCGGCCATGCAGGCCTTCGATCTGATGCTGCAGCCAGTGTTCGACGGCCTGCCCACCGACACGACCGAGGAAAACCTGCAATCCCGCGCGCGCGGCATCACGCTGATGGCGATCTCCAACAAGTTCGGCCATATGGTGCTGACCACCGGCAACAAGTCGGAAATGTCGGTCGGCTATGCCACGCTCTATGGCGATATGTGCGGCGGCTACAACGCGCTGAAGGATGTCTACAAGACAACCGTGTTCGAACTGTGCCGATGGCGCAACCAGGCGGATATAACCGGCCTGCCGCTGGGGCTGCTGGGCCCGTCCGGCACGGTGGTGCCGGAGCGCATCATCACCAAGCCGCCCTCTGCCGAGCTGAAGCCCGACCAGAAGGACGAGGACAGCCTGCCGCCCTACCCGGTGCTGGACGAAATCCTGGGCCATCTGATCGAGGATGAGATGCCGGTGTCGGAGATCGTGGCGGGCGGCAAGGACCGCGACCTTGTCATGCGCATCTGGCGGATGCTGGACCGCGCCGAATACAAGCGCCGCCAGGCCCCGCCGGGCGTGAAGATCACCCGCCGCTCCTTCGGGCGGGAACGCCGCTACCCGATCACCAACGCCTTCCAGGGCACGTAA
- a CDS encoding glycosyltransferase: MAGTPSILFACRLAGGCCYVETADAGGVPDGAVFIGRQADGLTRFGRFQPDEPAIEAVTGPDAYLQRTAAYPTEVRFALREALGLASTPAFGPDFAWLQRLEALPARQRADRAYDFGAGLTLAIPCGDAGLFLRGWLWDPHGAVEGLTLISPFGERPPVTPHFLPLNDDPVRRHFAPDGLPAHPGPPNFAAFVPLARDPRHCLQVRLEIALQGGLTEELVSPVHRLSRPRGRDALLASLPAEAVTPALLEECVHPALSALNGDLMAGRYLAEIEGFGAVPASPTVSIIVPLYGAYDFLDIQAARFGFDPGLRDAELIYVLDRPEDAALVRDRLDGLHRTYGLACRLAVCAENYGYGPACMLGAGLANAPLLLFLNADVVPEESGWLARLAAFHRAQPDVGVTGPRLLFPDGGLQHAGLFFSHGEQDWWVNRHYWKGFPGDHPPALASREVPGVTGACLMIDAGLFRQAGGFDTCYVLGDFEDSTLALACRALGRRSHYCADVALVHQERTSMALHPGHRGGIASAYNGWLQDRVWGEAIAALMADPAFAETPLPVPA; the protein is encoded by the coding sequence ATGGCCGGCACGCCATCGATCCTGTTTGCCTGCCGTCTCGCAGGCGGGTGCTGTTATGTGGAGACCGCCGATGCCGGCGGCGTGCCAGATGGTGCTGTTTTTATCGGCCGGCAGGCGGACGGGCTGACGCGGTTCGGGCGGTTTCAGCCCGATGAACCGGCCATTGAGGCCGTAACCGGGCCGGATGCCTATCTGCAGCGCACTGCTGCCTATCCCACGGAGGTCCGCTTTGCCCTGCGCGAGGCGCTCGGGCTGGCGAGCACTCCTGCCTTCGGCCCCGATTTCGCCTGGCTGCAACGGTTGGAAGCGCTGCCGGCCCGGCAGCGCGCCGACCGCGCCTATGATTTCGGTGCCGGGCTGACGCTGGCGATACCCTGCGGCGATGCCGGCCTGTTCCTGCGCGGCTGGCTGTGGGACCCGCATGGTGCGGTGGAAGGGCTGACGCTGATCAGCCCCTTTGGTGAGCGCCCGCCTGTTACGCCACATTTTCTGCCGCTGAATGACGATCCGGTGCGCCGGCATTTTGCGCCGGACGGCCTGCCCGCCCATCCGGGCCCGCCGAATTTCGCCGCTTTCGTGCCACTGGCGCGCGATCCCCGCCATTGCCTGCAGGTCCGTCTGGAGATCGCCTTGCAGGGCGGCCTGACCGAGGAACTGGTATCTCCCGTGCATCGCCTGTCCCGGCCGCGGGGGCGCGATGCGCTGCTGGCCAGCCTGCCCGCCGAAGCGGTGACGCCGGCTCTGCTGGAAGAATGCGTGCACCCGGCGCTCTCCGCCCTGAATGGCGATCTGATGGCAGGCAGGTATCTGGCCGAAATTGAGGGTTTTGGTGCGGTACCTGCCTCGCCGACGGTCAGCATCATCGTGCCGCTCTATGGTGCCTATGATTTCCTCGATATCCAGGCGGCGCGCTTCGGCTTCGATCCCGGCCTGCGCGATGCCGAACTGATCTATGTGCTCGACCGGCCGGAGGATGCGGCGCTGGTGCGTGACCGGCTGGACGGGCTGCACCGCACCTACGGCCTCGCCTGCCGCCTGGCGGTGTGTGCGGAGAATTACGGCTATGGCCCGGCCTGCATGCTGGGGGCAGGGCTGGCCAACGCCCCGCTGTTGCTGTTCCTAAACGCCGATGTTGTGCCGGAAGAATCCGGCTGGCTGGCGCGGCTGGCGGCGTTCCACCGCGCCCAGCCGGATGTCGGTGTCACCGGGCCGCGCCTGCTGTTCCCCGATGGCGGCTTGCAGCATGCCGGACTGTTCTTCTCGCACGGGGAGCAGGACTGGTGGGTGAACCGGCATTACTGGAAGGGCTTTCCCGGCGATCATCCGCCAGCACTTGCCAGCCGCGAGGTGCCGGGCGTCACCGGCGCCTGCCTGATGATCGATGCCGGCCTGTTCCGGCAGGCCGGTGGATTCGATACCTGCTATGTGCTGGGCGATTTCGAGGATTCCACGCTGGCGCTGGCCTGCCGGGCGCTGGGACGGCGGAGCCATTACTGCGCCGATGTCGCGCTGGTGCACCAGGAGCGGACCTCGATGGCGCTGCATCCGGGTCATCGCGGCGGCATCGCCTCGGCCTATAATGGCTGGTTGCAGGACAGGGTCTGGGGCGAGGCCATCGCGGCGCTGATGGCTGATCCCGCCTTTGCCGAAACGCCGCTGCCCGTGCCCGCGTGA